The following proteins come from a genomic window of Salvia hispanica cultivar TCC Black 2014 chromosome 4, UniMelb_Shisp_WGS_1.0, whole genome shotgun sequence:
- the LOC125220556 gene encoding uncharacterized protein LOC125220556, with amino-acid sequence MILEAVADHRLWIWHAYFGVAGSNNDIKVLNSSTLFADQCMGRSPAIEFTANGRRYHMGYYLADGIYPRWPVFMKTISCPMGDRRILFAAKQEYARKDVERAFGVLQSRWAIVKGPARFWFKEVDDEAGSSSSMATPPVARGLPMGFGEVLERQTSMRSQQDLVALMNDMIEEVWKLFGY; translated from the exons atgatccttgaagcaGTCGCTGATCACCGCctctggatctggcatgcatACTTCggtgtagccgggtcgaacaacgacatcaaagtcctcaactcgtccacCCTCTTCGCCGATCAATGCATGGGTCGCAGCCCGGCCATCGAGTTCACTGCCAACGGCCGCAGATatcatatggggtactacttgGCCGATGGCATATACCCAAGGTGGCCTGTTTTTATGAAGACGATCAGCTGCCCAATGGGTGACAGGAGAATCTTGTTTGCGGCAAAGCAGGAGTATGCgcggaaggatgtggagcgggcttttggtgtgctccaatcgcggtgGGCAATAGTGAAAGGTCCGGCGCGTTTCTGGTTCAAGGAA GTCGATGATGAAGCCGGATCTAGCTCCAGCATGGCGACCCCGCCTGTCGCTCGAGGATTACCGATGGGCTTCGGTGAGGTTCTAGAGAGACAGACCTCAATGCGCAGCCAACAAGACCTTGTGGCGCTCATGaacgacatgattgaagaagtttggaagCTTTTCGGCTATTGA